Proteins from a genomic interval of Nocardioidaceae bacterium:
- a CDS encoding amidase, translating to MTSIDGPVGDRLHDLTALELGAAIAAGDVGAQEVSAHFADRVERLGSELGAVVTPTTEQARARAAEIAQGGSAGRGPLHGVPTAIKDLHATAGVETSFGSPAFAGTVPDHSDEVVLRLERAGLPSLGKTSTPEVGLPCYTEPEGQPPAVTPYDTTRMAGGSSGGAAAAVAAGLVPVALGSDGGGSIRIPASCCGLVGFKPSRGRVTSAPMRGDGSSLAAIGPLARTVRDAAAFLDVIAGPALGDPSWAPAPAVSFLEACEELERRPRRLRIARFATPVVAQTEVHPDCLHAYDDLTQVLEQLGHEVVEIDAPLGADAVATFETVWAVGAASVLTLVPEDRRHLLRPLTRWLAERGQAVSGVEYSQAVSGVRTHAAAAITALDPFDAVLTPTLSQPPLPVGAIRDDADPEADFEAQKRFTPWTSLWNVCGLPAVSLPVHRTDAGLPVGAMLAGRPADDAGLFALAGRVEQAYANDGQVWKDVHPPCW from the coding sequence ATGACCTCCATCGACGGCCCGGTCGGCGACCGGCTGCACGACCTGACCGCCCTCGAGCTCGGCGCGGCGATCGCCGCGGGCGACGTCGGCGCGCAGGAGGTGTCGGCCCACTTCGCCGATCGCGTCGAGAGGCTCGGCTCGGAGCTCGGGGCCGTCGTCACGCCCACCACGGAGCAGGCGCGGGCTCGCGCAGCCGAGATCGCGCAGGGCGGATCCGCGGGACGCGGACCGCTGCACGGCGTGCCGACGGCGATCAAGGACCTGCACGCCACCGCGGGGGTCGAGACGTCGTTCGGCTCCCCGGCGTTCGCCGGCACGGTGCCCGACCACTCCGACGAGGTCGTGCTGCGGCTGGAGCGCGCCGGGTTGCCGAGCCTGGGCAAGACCTCGACGCCCGAGGTCGGGCTGCCCTGCTACACCGAGCCCGAGGGTCAGCCGCCGGCGGTGACCCCGTACGACACGACGCGCATGGCGGGTGGGTCCTCGGGCGGCGCCGCGGCGGCGGTCGCGGCGGGACTCGTGCCGGTCGCGCTGGGCAGCGACGGTGGCGGCTCGATCCGCATCCCTGCCTCGTGCTGCGGGCTGGTCGGGTTCAAGCCGAGCCGAGGGCGGGTCACCTCGGCGCCGATGCGCGGTGACGGGTCGTCGTTGGCGGCGATCGGCCCGCTGGCACGGACGGTGCGCGACGCGGCCGCCTTCCTCGACGTGATCGCCGGTCCGGCTCTCGGCGACCCGAGCTGGGCACCCGCACCGGCGGTGTCGTTCCTCGAGGCGTGCGAGGAGCTCGAGCGGCGTCCCCGTCGACTGCGCATCGCGCGCTTCGCCACCCCGGTGGTCGCGCAGACCGAGGTGCACCCTGACTGCCTGCACGCGTACGACGACCTCACTCAGGTGCTGGAGCAGCTCGGCCACGAGGTGGTCGAGATCGACGCGCCGCTGGGGGCCGACGCGGTCGCGACCTTCGAGACCGTCTGGGCCGTCGGTGCCGCCTCGGTGCTCACGCTGGTGCCCGAGGACCGTCGTCACCTGCTGCGGCCCCTGACGAGGTGGCTGGCCGAGCGTGGTCAGGCGGTCTCGGGGGTGGAGTACAGCCAGGCCGTGAGCGGGGTGCGTACGCACGCGGCCGCCGCGATCACGGCGCTCGACCCGTTCGACGCGGTGCTGACCCCGACCCTGTCCCAGCCGCCGCTGCCCGTCGGGGCGATCCGCGACGACGCGGACCCCGAGGCCGACTTCGAGGCGCAGAAGCGGTTCACGCCGTGGACGTCGCTGTGGAACGTCTGCGGCCTGCCGGCCGTCTCCCTGCCCGTGCACCGGACCGACGCGGGCCTGCCGGTCGGGGCCATGCTCGCCGGGCGCCCGGCCGACGACGCGGGCCTGTTCGCGCTGGCCGGGCGGGTCGAGCAGGCCTACGCCAACGACGGTCAGGTCTGGAAGGACGTCCACCCACCCTGCTGGTGA
- the cimA gene encoding citramalate synthase: MTETRTPATAAASLDPELFHVYDTTLRDGAQQEGLSLSVADKLSVARSLDDLGVGFIEGGWPGANPKDTAFFAAAREQLDLRHATLAAFGATRRAGVAAADDPLVAALRDSGAKVVTLVAKSHDRHVELALRTTLEENLAMIRDTVSHLRGEGQRVFLDAEHFFDGYRDNRDYAIEVLRTAFEAGAEVAALCDTNGGMLPSWVGDVVDDVVGAVEGSGGRIGIHCHNDTGCAVANTLSAVDAGATHVQGTINGYGERTGNADLVSVVANLELKLDKQVLPPGLLADATRIAHAVAEVTNVPPASRQPYVGTSAFAHKAGLHASAIKVDPNLYQHMDPAGVGNDMRLLVSDMAGRASIELKGRELGFDLSADKELVTAITERVKGMESRGYTFEAADASFELLLEEMVTGERPSFFDVESWRVITETMPASTAVSEATVKLTASGERFVVTGEGNGPVNALDQALRGAIRGAHPAVSRFELIDYKVRILDQGHGTDAITRVLIETSDGESSWVTVGVGPNLVEASWEALVDGFTFGLRRGGGHARN, translated from the coding sequence ATGACTGAGACCCGTACTCCCGCGACCGCCGCCGCGTCCCTGGACCCGGAGCTGTTCCACGTCTACGACACGACCCTGCGCGACGGCGCCCAGCAGGAGGGCCTCTCGCTCTCCGTCGCCGACAAGCTGTCCGTGGCCCGGTCGCTGGACGACCTGGGCGTGGGGTTCATCGAGGGCGGGTGGCCCGGTGCGAACCCCAAGGACACCGCCTTCTTCGCCGCGGCGCGCGAGCAGCTCGACCTGCGGCACGCGACGCTCGCCGCCTTCGGGGCCACCCGTCGCGCCGGGGTCGCAGCCGCCGACGACCCGCTCGTCGCCGCGCTGCGCGACTCCGGGGCGAAGGTCGTCACCCTGGTCGCGAAGTCCCACGACCGCCACGTCGAGCTCGCGCTCCGCACGACGCTGGAGGAGAACCTCGCGATGATCCGCGACACGGTCTCGCACCTGCGCGGCGAGGGCCAGCGGGTCTTCCTCGACGCGGAGCACTTCTTCGACGGCTACCGCGACAACCGCGACTACGCGATCGAGGTGCTGCGTACGGCCTTCGAGGCCGGCGCAGAGGTCGCGGCCCTGTGCGACACCAACGGCGGCATGCTGCCCAGCTGGGTCGGCGACGTCGTGGACGACGTGGTCGGGGCGGTGGAGGGCAGCGGGGGTCGCATCGGCATCCACTGCCACAACGACACCGGCTGCGCCGTGGCGAACACCCTGTCGGCCGTCGACGCCGGTGCGACCCACGTGCAGGGCACGATCAACGGGTACGGCGAGCGCACCGGCAACGCCGACCTCGTCTCGGTCGTGGCGAACCTCGAGCTCAAGCTCGACAAGCAGGTGCTGCCACCCGGGCTGCTGGCCGACGCCACCCGCATCGCCCACGCGGTCGCCGAGGTCACCAACGTGCCGCCCGCCTCGCGACAGCCGTACGTCGGCACCTCGGCCTTCGCCCACAAGGCGGGGTTGCACGCCTCGGCGATCAAGGTCGACCCGAACCTCTACCAGCACATGGACCCCGCCGGCGTCGGCAACGACATGAGGTTGCTCGTCTCGGACATGGCGGGCCGCGCCTCGATCGAGCTGAAGGGACGCGAGCTCGGCTTCGACCTGTCGGCCGACAAGGAGCTGGTCACCGCCATCACCGAGCGGGTCAAGGGGATGGAGTCCCGCGGCTACACCTTCGAGGCGGCGGACGCCTCCTTCGAGCTGCTCCTGGAGGAGATGGTCACCGGGGAGCGGCCGAGCTTCTTCGACGTCGAGTCCTGGCGCGTGATCACCGAGACGATGCCCGCCTCCACGGCGGTCTCGGAGGCCACCGTGAAGCTGACGGCCTCGGGGGAGCGGTTCGTGGTCACCGGCGAGGGCAACGGCCCGGTGAACGCGCTCGACCAGGCGCTCCGCGGCGCGATCCGAGGGGCGCACCCGGCGGTGTCCCGCTTCGAGCTGATCGACTACAAGGTGCGCATCCTCGACCAGGGCCACGGCACCGACGCGATCACCCGGGTGCTCATCGAGACCTCCGACGGGGAGTCCTCGTGGGTGACCGTGGGCGTGGGCCCGAACCTGGTCGAGGCCTCGTGGGAGGCGCTCGTGGACGGGTTCACCTTCGGGTTGCGACGCGGCGGAGGTCACGCGCGGAACTGA
- a CDS encoding serine hydrolase gives MHRRRSARSDARHAAPRGVSPRPMGRSTRRSTRRSTRRTALRVAVTGALTAGVLVVTGGPLLPVTAAGPGTAPTSVGSTGAVAGPTEELRMVAAERLRPRPAPRHVERGTAYRARTQLPAPPRVPLATWAIADLDTGEVLAAHRPRTRRQPASTIKLLSAVTAAERIAPRARHRVTRSEAQPASCVCVGLVPGRRYTRDALMRATLLVSGNDAAEALAGGDPRGRAGFLRAMNREAQQLGAHDTRAVNPSGLTGEGMSSTARDLLVLLRAALADPTVAPMLERDRAAFGPVRGPSRAIYRSNPYVEANPGSEGKTGYTRAAGFNLVVSTTVRDADGTTRRIGAAAMGAPSREASDRAVTRLTRWVAAHHDRLDALGRLPQPPPARVS, from the coding sequence ATGCATCGACGACGCAGCGCCCGCAGCGACGCCCGCCACGCCGCCCCTCGGGGGGTCTCGCCCCGGCCGATGGGGCGTTCGACGAGGCGTTCGACGAGGCGTTCGACGAGGCGTACGGCGCTCCGTGTCGCCGTCACCGGAGCGCTCACCGCCGGGGTGCTCGTCGTGACCGGGGGACCGCTGCTCCCGGTGACCGCCGCGGGTCCCGGCACGGCGCCGACGTCGGTCGGATCGACGGGCGCCGTGGCCGGTCCGACCGAGGAGCTGAGGATGGTCGCGGCCGAGCGGCTCCGTCCGCGGCCCGCGCCCCGGCACGTCGAGCGCGGCACCGCCTACCGGGCGCGTACGCAGCTGCCCGCCCCGCCGCGGGTGCCCCTGGCCACGTGGGCGATCGCCGACCTGGACACCGGGGAGGTCCTCGCCGCGCACCGGCCGCGGACGCGTCGCCAGCCCGCCTCGACCATCAAGCTGCTCAGCGCCGTCACCGCCGCCGAGCGCATCGCCCCGCGGGCGCGCCACCGGGTGACGCGCAGCGAGGCGCAGCCCGCCTCGTGCGTCTGCGTCGGACTCGTGCCCGGCCGGCGCTACACCCGCGACGCGCTGATGCGGGCGACGTTGCTGGTCTCCGGCAACGACGCCGCGGAGGCCCTGGCCGGCGGTGACCCGCGGGGTCGTGCGGGCTTCCTGCGCGCGATGAACCGTGAGGCGCAGCAGCTCGGCGCCCACGACACGCGTGCGGTCAACCCCAGCGGTCTGACCGGTGAGGGCATGTCGAGCACCGCACGCGACCTGCTCGTGCTGTTGCGGGCAGCGCTCGCCGACCCGACGGTCGCGCCGATGCTCGAGCGGGACCGGGCGGCCTTCGGCCCGGTGCGCGGTCCGTCCCGTGCGATCTACCGGTCGAACCCGTACGTCGAGGCCAATCCCGGCTCCGAGGGCAAGACCGGCTACACCCGTGCGGCCGGCTTCAACCTCGTGGTCTCCACGACCGTGCGGGACGCGGACGGCACGACCCGACGCATCGGTGCCGCCGCGATGGGCGCGCCGAGCCGGGAGGCATCCGACCGTGCGGTGACGCGCCTGACGCGCTGGGTCGCTGCGCACCACGACCGGCTGGACGCCCTGGGCCGGCTGCCGCAGCCGCCCCCTGCGCGCGTGTCCTGA